In Paenibacillus protaetiae, the genomic stretch GAACTCTTATATGGATGCGTTAATTTATTTGCGCAACCGCGATTTGTATCCGCTGCAGCTTGTGCTGCAGGAAATATTGATTACAAACAGCACGGATTCGATGATGTCGACCGTTGCTGACGTGGATAAAGGCTTGATCCAGGAAACGATCAAATATGCGACTATCATCGTAGCAACGGTGCCGATTTTGCTGCTGTATCCGTTTCTGCAGCGTTATTTCGTGAAGGGCGTTATGCTTGGCTCGATCAAGGAGTAATGAAGCAAAGGGGCGGCTGAGGGAGCAGCGGGCAGCTGCATTAGCGAGAACGCAAGAGGGAAGCCGGAACGGTTCAGGTTCCAGCTTCCCTTCTTGTACGCTGACAGCCGATGGATCGACAATAAAAAGGAAGCCGGAACGGCTCAACGTTCCGGCTTCCTTTTGGTTGCTGCGGGGGCAAGTTCATTTGGCTTTAACATGTTTTTTATAGTCATTTGGCGTGACGCCAACTTCCTGCTTGAACAGCTTGGAAAAGTAGGAGTAGTTGGAGTAGCCGACCTTGCCGGATATGGTGTAGACGGACAAATTCGTTGTCTCGAGCAGCTGCTTGGCGGCTTCGATCCGCACTTGAATGATATAGCTGCCCAGCGGAATGCCGGTTTCCTTCTTAAACAGCCTGCCGAGATAATCCTGGTTCAAATAAACCACTTCCGCGAGGCCGTTCCGCGTCAGGTCATCGCCGTAATGGGCGTGAATATACTGTTTGATCTCCTCCACAACTGATTTCGGCTGCGCGGCGAAATCACGGTATTCCACTGCGGTATAAACGAGATAGCGGAGATACCGCTCCATATCTTCAATTGAATACAGCGAGCAGATCGACAGCTGGTCGTTTATTTTGCCGGTGTAAAGCTTATGGGCCTGAATATCCTTGAGCTTCAGGAAGGAATAAACCAGCTGCACCATATCCAGCCGGAACAGCCGCAATACGGAGCGGCTGAGCGCTTTTTGATTCGGGCGGCTCCGCAAATAACGCGATGTCTCCTCCAGGAATACAGCCGGCTTATTCAAGTTCAGCAGCTCCTCCAGACGGGATAAATCCGGCGGAATATAATCCTCATCCTTTTGCCGCTGGTATTCCTCCACATAAAAAATTTGATTGCGCTGCATCGTCATTTCCTCGTTCATATCAAGCAGCTGTTTAATGGTAAGGCCCAGCTGCTCCAGGCTGTCGGCCAGCGAAATCATGCAGCACGCGTCGCATTTCAGGATCGGATTCGCCTGCTGGATAAAAGAGCGGGCAAGCTGCTCGATCAGTTCAGGATCGGGGCTGCTGTTCCAGCGGATCACGGCGGCCAGGCTGTTGTCTTTATATTCCACAATCGTTTCGACCGTAAACCGGTCGCTTTGAAACAGCTCGCAGATGACATTTTGGAATGCAAAATCAAACAGGTTTTTTTCTTCGGCTCCCATGCTTCCGTCATACGGGAACAAATTAAAGAGCAGCAGCTGAAAAACATCCCGTTTCTGGTAGGACAGGTTTTGTTCTTCCACGGAATGCGAGATGGCGGCAGGCTTAACCGGGTTGGATGCGCTGCTTGTAATGAGCTTATGCCAAAAATGCTCGATAATTTTTGAGCGGTTCTTTTGCCAGTAACGGCCTTCGAGAATCGCTTTTTCGTTTTTCTGCTGCTCTTTCGCCCGGACGGCGGCTTTCTGAATAATGAGCATCAGCTTGTCGAACTCGATTGGTTTCAGAAAGTATTCAAAGCTTTGCAGCTCTATCGCCTTTTGCGCATAGTTGAAGTCGGCATAGTTGGTCAGGAAGATCGTCTGCACATTGTATTTTTCCTCGCGGATACGGGAGAGCAGCTCCAGGCCGCTGCCTTGCGGCATTTCAATATCGGAAATCAAAATTTGAATCGGGTGTTTCTCGAGAATGTCCCACGCTTGGGCGACATTGTTGGCAGTATAGACGGTTTCGATATGCAAAGCTTTCCAATCAATTTTTTTCTCTAGCGCGGTGACTACAAAATAATCATCATCAACCAGCAGTGCATTCATCGTTATGCCTCCATTCTAAGCGGTTCTGCGGGCGGGTCGGGCAGCCACAGCACGACGGATGCGCCGCCTTGTGCCGTGTTGGAGAAATGAACAATCGCTTTGTTCTGATACAGAAATTCCAGCCGCTGAACGGTGTTGGTAATGCCGATATGGGTGCCGCTCGTCTGGTCAAGCGGCTGGCCGGCGGCGAGCTGTTCCAGCTCCTGCTGCGGAAATCCCGGGCCGGTATCGGTGATCCGGATAACGGTCATAAACTGCTCATCCATAAACTGGCGATCCACCGTTAACGCGATTTGCACCTGGGTTTCCCGGGATACGGCATATTTAATCGCATTTTCAATAAAAGTTTGCAGCACGAGCGGCGGAATTTTGACCCCTCTTGACGGATCGGACTGCCTGATCTGATACACAAAGGCGTCGCGGTAACGGTGCTTCTGAATATCGAGATAGATCCGGATATGTTCGAGCTCATCTTCGAGCCGGACAAAGTCCTGGTCGTTCTGGAAAATATACCGGAAATATTTGGATGTCGACAGCGACATCTGCTCGATTTCCTCATGCATTTGCATTTGCGCCATGCTGTAAATGCTCGTCAGGCAGTTCAGGAAAAAATGCGGCTTAATTTGCAGCTTCATAAAGTTCAGCTGGATCCGCTGCTTTTCCAGCTCGCGTTCGTAAATGTCAATTTTATATTTTTTAATTTGGGTTACCAGCGTAAGAAACTGCTTATTCGCTTTTTCCAGCTCGAAGATTTTGCTGCTTTCGACATCCAGCGGCTCGCCGTCGCCGGTCCAGAACGTCAGGTTGTAGGAGAAGCTTTTGATTGGCGTCAGCACCTTCTTCTTGAAATAGATCAGGATGAAGCTGAGATTGCAGGCGATGATGACGGCGAGCAAAATGATGAGCAGCTGGGCAATCATAATTTTTTCGAAAGCGCCAAACTGGATAATAAGTTCTACATAAAAGGAAGCGTTCGTAAAGTCGGCGTTGACGGTAGTCCTCGTATGCATAAAGTCCGAGACGATCGAATGCGCTTCATCGCCGCTCACGACCGTGCCTTTGCTGGAGATAGGGCTTGTAATGCGCACGCCTTTCTCATCCACCAGGGAAGCAAAGCCGTTTTCGCCCAAATTCAGCTGATGCAGCGGAAGAATGAGATCATCGGCGGAGATCAGGCCAATCATGTACGTATCGTGATAAGGAACGATATTAATGACGTAATAGGTGCCCATTAAGTCAATGGTGGACCAGTTGGAGTAATATTGGTCGTAAATGCTGCGGTCGTTCACCATTTTAATAATCTGGTTTTTCAACGACTGGTATTCGGTATATTTCATGTTCATCGGCGTGAAGTTGGACATAAAGTCCAGCTTGTTAAAGTAGAGAAAAAAATTGTAGTCAGGCCCGTAAATTTTTTGCAGCTCGACGACCCGTTTAAACAGGTCGCTGTTTGCTTTAATAAATTTGGTGCTGTTAATATCATTTTTTTGCATGATTTCTACATTTTCATCATTAGCAAGCGTCCAGCCCATAAAGTGATTAATATAATTGAAGTCTTTATTAATCTGGTTAATGTACAAATCTGCCGTATCCTGCAGAGAGCGGGTAGACTGCTGCTTGACGATCGTTATAGAGGTTATGCTGATGGCAAAGTCCAGAACAAGAGCGGAGAACGAAATAAACAGCATGATTTTAACGTAATGTTGAATGGAATAAAGCTTGTTTTCCGCCGGTTTAGCCATCATGAATGACCAGACTCCCTTCTGGCGTTCTTGGTCTTGAATGCGTTTTCTTATTAAAAATATTATAAATCCGGCACGCAGAAATACAAGAAAGGAAATGCGTTTCCAAGCCTTCAAGTCCGGATAGTGTTAGGAAAGGTCTGGATAATGCAAGCATAAATCGGGTAGAAGGTGCGGGAATGGGACGGCTGGCCAAATCGGCGGAGGTAAAAGGTCTGAATATAACGATCATGAGGTCTAAATAGTACCAACGGTCGGCGATATACTAGTAACTGTCCAGCGATAGAGCAAACTGGAAGCGGCTTCATAGACGATATGCCGCGTTAACAGCAGCAAACGAAGGAGGGGGACCTTGAATTGAGAACGAGCCCAATGCAGCGTTCGCTTGGAAGGATCGGGAAAAACTGGGGCTTGTATTTATTATTGCTTCCGGCCGTAGTTCTCCTGATTTGCTTTACTTATAAGCCAATGTACGGGGTCATCATTGCATTTAAAGATTACAGCCCGGCGTTAGGCATCTCCGACAGCCCATGGGCAGGCTTCAAATATTTCGAGAAGTATTTCCATTCGTACCAATTCTCGAATACGATCAAAAACACGCTAGTAATTAGTTTATACAGCTTTGTGACATTCCCGATTCCGATCATGTTTGCGCTGCTCGTCAACCAGATGCGGGTAAACCGGTTCAAGCGTGTATTCCAGACGGTTACGTATATGCCGCATTTTATTTCCACGGTCGTTATCGTAGGCTTAATGCTTATTTTGCTCTCGCCGGGAAATGGTCTGATCGGCAATATTTATCGCCTGTTCGGAGCGGAAGCTCCCAACCTAATGGGCTCCGGCGCTTTGTTCAGCAGCGTGTACGTCTGGTCGGATGTGTGGCAGCATACCGGCTGGGACAGCATTATTTATTTGGCGGCGCTGTCAGCGGTTGATCCAAGCTTATATGAAGCGGCAACTGTGGATGGAGCAAGCCGATGGCAAAAAATCCGGTTTATCGATATCCCGATGCTGATGCCGACCGCCATTACGCTGCTCATTCTTAGGGTCGGCGGACTGCTGGGCGTGGGCTTCGAGAAAGTATACTTGATGCAAAACAATTTGAATATTACAGGCAGCGAAGTAATTTCGACATACGTGTACAAAATCGGCTTGCTGAGCGCCCAATACAGCTTCTCCTCTGCAATCAACCTGTTTAACACCGTCATCAACTTTATTTTGCTCATATTGGTGAACTGGATTGCACGAAGGAACAGCGAACACAGTTTATGGTAACGGAGGGGGGATGAGAGGTGGAGCAAACAGAATTGTCATCCAAGGTAACAGCCGTAAGCTTAAATAACAGCCGGTCGGACCGTTTCCTTGAAATTATGCTGTATGTATGGGCGGCGATCGTATTGCTTGTCGTCATGTACCCGCTATACTTTATCATAATCGCATCTTTCAGCGACCCGTCCGCAGTCGGGAACGGCAAAGTATGGCTGTATCCGAAAGGGTTTACATTTGACGGCTATCAAGAGCTGTTGAAGCACTCCAATATATGGGTCGGATATAAAAATACGATTTTATATACCGTCATCGGGACGATGATCGGCCTCGTCGTTAACATATCAGCCGCCTTTGCGCTTTCGCGAAAAGAATTGTTTGGCCGTAAAACGATTACCTTGTTTTTTATCTTTACGATGTTTTTTAACGGCGGCCTTATTCCGACTTTTTTGACCATCCGCGATTTCCATATGTACGATACGTTTCTCGTTATGGTTCTGCCGTTTTCCGTAGCGGTGTTTGATATTATCGTAGCCCGGACCTTCTTCCAGTCGAGCATCCCGAACGACCTGTGGGAAGCGGCCCAAATCGACGGCTGCGGCCATCTGCGTTACTACACGCTGGTCGTGCTGCCGCTTTCGAAAGCCGTCATTTCGGTACTCGCCTTATGGATGGCGGTTGGCCACTGGAACTCTTATTTTAACGCTTTAATCTATTTGCAAAACAAAGATTTATACCCGCTGCAGTTAATATTGCGCGATATTCTCATTACCAACTCGATGCAGTCCGCGATGGGAACCGGCGAAGCGGCGCAAATTGCGATGCGGCTTGCCAACCTGCTGCGTTATTCCGTTATTATCGTATCTACGATTCCGATCATGTGCTTCTACCCGATGGTGCAAAAATACTTCAACCAGGGGGTGATGATCGGCGCCGTAAAAAGCTAGAACATGCTTTAGGAAACCGGCTTTTCATAACGAATTAAAGGGGATAGGTGAATGAAAAAGAAAACGGCACTAGTCATGAAGAAATCAGTCACCGGCGTTATGCTTGTATCCGCCCTTGGCTTCGTGCTTGCGGGCTGCAGCAGCAATAATAACGGCAACTCGGGTTCCAACTCCGGCGCATCTCCGTCGGCGTCGGCTGCTTCAACTGCGGACACCGGCAAAAAATCGACCGGCAATTTCAATGAAGAAGGCTTGCCGATTGTGAACGAACCGGTAACGTTGAACGTCTTGACCGTCCGCTGGGGCGATATGGGCGACAGCTTTACGAAAAATACATTCCTGCAAGATTTGGAGAAAAACACAAACGTCAAAATCAACTGGCAAGTCATGTCCTCCAATGACTGGAACGACCAAAAATCGGTTATGCTGGCCAGCGGCAAGCTGCCGGACGTTATTTTGGGCGACATCGCTTACGGCGATTCGGATATCGTGAACAACTCCAGTTTCTTCCGGCCGCTTGACGACTATATTGATAAATACATGCCTAACTTGAAAGCAGCGATGGAAGAATCGCCGGAGCTGAAAAAAATAAGCACATTCCCGGACGGCAAAATTTACTCGCTGCCAGCCCGCCTGCCTTCCCGCCCGCTGACGCAAAACCAGCCGGTCATCAACAAAGCTTGGCTGGATAAGCTCGGCTTGAAAGCGCCTACGACGGTCGACGAGCTGTACAATGTGCTGAAAGCGTTTAAGACACAAGATCCAAACGGCAACGGCAAAGCCGACGAACTGCCGTCCAGCAATGCCGGCGATATTGATATGTTCCTGCTTGCGCCGTTTGGCATTACCGACCTGCGCGGCAACCATATGCTTATCCAGGACGGCAAGCCGGTCTATTACCCGACCTCGGATCAATACAAAGAAGGCTTGAAATGGGTGCATAAGCTGTACGAAGAAGGGCTGATCGATCCGGAGACATTTACGCAGGACAACACGATGCTGACGGCGAAACGCCAAAATCCGGACGCTGCTCTGGTCGGCTTCACGTACCAATGGACGCCTGACGCTGTATTCGGCAAATGGAGCGACCAATACGAAACGATCGCGCCAATCGCAGGACCAGACGGCAAACGTTACCAAGAAGGCGACCCGGACGGCCTCAGCTACAGAAGGAATGAACTGCTGATCACGACTTCCTGCAAAACGCCTGAAGTGGCAGCGCGCTGGGCGGACCAGTTCTACACAGGCGAAGCCAGTATTCAAAACTTCTGGGGCGCAATCGGCTCCGCAATTACGAAAAACAGCGACGGCACTTATGTGTTAAATGATCCTCCTGCAGGCACAAGCGCGGATGCTTGGTATTGGGACGGTTCCCTCCGCGACTTCGGACCTAAATATGTAAGCCCTGAATTCGAGAAAAACATTAAGCTTGATCCAAGTGCAGGGGACGGCTTGAAGCTCGAAATCGACAAACTGGGCAAAGACGATGTAACGACGCCATTCCCGAACGTTATGTATACGGCGGATGAATATCAAGAGCTGCCGCAGCTGACGACGGACATCGACGGCTTTATCGCCAGCACGCGCGCACAATGGGTAACCAAAGGCGGCATCGACGAAGGCTGGGACGCTTATGTGAAACAGTTGAACGATATGGGCCTTCCGAAGCTGATCAAAATTTACGAAGATGCTTACAACCGTTACCAAAACATTAAATAATAATGGCCACTGCCCCGTAGAATTCGTGCTGCGGGGCAGCCTTATTTGCAACTGAAGGGAGAAACGGACGAATGCGCCAATTTAAAATCGGATTGATTGGACTCGGCGGCATGGCCGGGGCACATATCAGATGGATGAAAGAACAAGGCGGTTTTACGATTGTTGCGGTCAGCGACGTAAGCCCGGAAGCGCTGGAGCGGACAGGGGCCAAGCTGGAACTTGGGCCGGAGAAACAATATGCGGATTTCAGGGATTTGACGCAAGATACCGATGTGGAAGCTATTGTAGCGGTCACGCCTAACCAGGTGCATGCAGCTGTTATACAAGCTTGCCTGGAAGCAGGCAAGCCGTTCCTTGCGGAAAAGCCGTTTACCCGCAGCTTTGAAGAAGCCAGGCCGCTGCTGGAGCTTTACGAGCGGAAGCCCGTTCCGGCCATGCTCGGCTTCAGCTACCGGTATACGCCGGCATTCCGCTATGCCAAAGAGCTGCTGCTGGAAGGCAGGCTCGGGAAAATCCGCAGCTTCTCCAGCCAATATTTGCAGGGCTGGGGATCGGCGCTTTATGACGGCTACTATACGTGGCGGTATAATAAAGCGGTTACCGGAACGGGCGCGCTCGGCGATCTCGGTTCGCATATGATCGACATGGCCCGCTACTTGTTTGGCGAATTCGAGCAGCTATCGGCGCAGCTGCATACGTTTATTCCGGAACGCCGCCATCCTTCCGGCGGCATGGCGCAGGTGGATGTGGATGATTTCGCCAGCTTTCAGGCGCAGCTTGCGGGAGGTGTCGTTGGCGTATTCCAAACGTCGCGCAACGCGATTGGCTCCGGCAATCAGCATGAAATCGCGATTTACGGTGATGCCGGGACGCTGCATGCTTCTACGGTTGATCCCGATCATCTCGTATGGATTCGGGAGGAATCGCCGGGCCAGCTGGCCAAATCGGTCATTGATGTGCCGCAGCGCTGCAAGAGGACGCAGTACGGCGACTTTGCAAGCCTGCTGGCCGGCGAACAGCCGGAAGGGCTGCCGGGCTTTATGGACGGTTACCGCAATCAGCAAGTGCTGGATGCTATCGTCCGTTCGTCGGAAGGCGGCACGGCCATCCGGCTGCAACCATAAAGCATAAAGCAAGCCCCCCTCTCAGGCATTTGCGCCAAGCGGGGGCTGCTGTTTGGTACGCAGTTAACTTGTGCGGAAGAAGTTAACTGGCGTGCTTTATTTTTTTTGAACGGTGATCGTCCAGGACGCATCGTCGATTTGCTCGAAATTGGTGACCGAGTGGCCGGCTTCGGCTGCCCAGCGCGGAATAGCTTCCGTTGCCTGGGTGCAGTCAAAGTCGATGACAAGCTCGTCGCCGCTTTGCAGCGTCTCCATTTCCTGTTTTGCTTCGATAAGCGGGAACGGGCATACCATTCCGACTACAGCTAGTTTCTTTTGCATGTGAAGTGCCTCCTTATGCAGTAGCAGCCGCGGTTGCTGCGGATGCTTGTCTTTTCGCTTTGGTGCGAGGGCGGACAAATACGAAATAAGATGCCGTCCACGTGCCAAGAATCATAAATACGAGTGATACCCAGCCCTGCCAAGTCATCATCGCGGTCATGACGAGACCGTTGCCGATGGAGCAGCCGCCGGCCCAGCTTGCGCCAAAGCCCATCAGAATGCCGCCGATAAAGCTGGATACGGCTGTTTTGGCATCCGGAGCGCGGAAACGGAATTCCCGGCTTCCTTTTGCCGCAATAAACGATCCAAGGAAAATGCCAAGGACGAGGAATACGCCCCAGTTAATAAATTTGTCGTCGTCGCCTGTAACCAAATACTGCAAAATGTTCGCCGACGGCGTCGTAATGCCAAGTCCCGAGTTGCGGCCGGTCGCTTCGCTGAGCGGCCAAGCCAATAATGCAACCAGACCGACCAGAACCGCCGTAAAGAACGGATGCCAGCGTTTTTCGAACAGCAGATGGTTGAGGCCTTTCCGTTTGGCTTTCATCGAAGGAATGGCGACTTTCGGCTTGCGGAGCGTGCGGATAACGACCCACAGCGTAATGATAACAAGCAAAGCGATAAACGGCCATACCGAAATGCCAAACGTATCGGCAATCGAGTTATGAGGCGCCGTGTAATCTTTCAGGCTGTTGTTGACAGGCACCAGGGCGCCTGTTTTCATCATCGCAGCCATTGCCATGTAGCCAAACAAAGCAATCCAGCTGCCGATCAAGCCTTCGCCTGCGCGGTACCAGGTGCCGGTTGCGCAGCCCCCGGCCAATATAATGCCGATGCCGAATACAAACGAACCAATTATTGTAGATACCCACGGGAAAGCTCCCGCGCTAAATTTGATCAAATCCATCTGAATCAGAGCGTATACGCCTACGCTTTGAATGGAAATCGCAATCAGCAGCGCGTAAAACATCCGGTTGTCTTTGGTCAAATACATGTCGCGGAAGCCGCCGGTTAAGCAAAACCGTCCCCGCTGCATAACAAAACCAAGCAATGCGCCGCACAATAGTCCGGTCAAAATCATCTGTGCCACTTGATGTCTCCTCCATTTTGTCGAAAGTATAGTAATCTAGTAGGATTAAAGGTATTTCTGATTGTAGCACAAATGAGGAAGGAGTAAATACGACTTTTTAACCATATAGGCCATTAAATTCCTAAACGATGAAAGGACCTGATCGCCAGGCGGCTGCCTTTCGTCAGGTCCTTTCTATAAGAAGCGGCGGATGCGGTTCATGCGCTTTTGCTTGTATATATGGCATAGGGCGGGAAAATAATACGGGTACCGTTTATTCGTCTTCGAAGTAAAGCTTCTGCAGCAAACCGATCAGCCGGTTTTCTTCTTCTTTCGTTAAATGGCGGGCGATAAGCTGGTTATTGCGGTTTAATATCGCTTGCAGCTCCGGCCAAAACTGCACCGCTTTGTCGGTCGGATAAAGCAGATGGGAACGGCGGTCGTCCGGATCGGGCTTCCGTTCAATATAGCCGGACAGCTCCAGCTGCTTGATCGACCGTGCGGTTGTCGCTTTATCGAATTTCAGCTCCTGCGTCAGCTGCTCCTGCGTAATGCCGGGGCGCCGAATGACGTTGATCAGGAAGCTGTGCTGGCCGCCCGTGCCGATGCCGTAAGGAGCGAGCATTTTTCCAAGCCTTTTTTGATTTTGGCGGTGTGCGGAAGATAGCAGCTTGCCGATCGATTCTTTATTCATCAATTCGAATTCCTCCGGTCAAAATTTCTTCCATTATTTTAACTTATAGTTGTTGCGTGCGCAACTAATTTGGGATACACTGTTGTTGTAAATTTGTTGCGCACGCAACTAAAAGGACAAATTTAAAGTTCGGAGATGGAGGATCGTTTCATGAGTGCAGGCTTTCGGACTTATCAGGAAGATGCGGCTGTGCAAAGCAAACGCTGGATCATTCTTATCGTTTTAAATTTATTTACGTTTATGTCGACGCTTGACGGGAGTATCGTCAACATCGCTTTACCGGTATTATCCAAAGATCTTGGCCTGCCGATCGCGCAGATCGAATGGGTGACGACATCCTATTTGATGGCGATATGTACCGCCATTTTATTTTTCGGCAAACTTGGCGATATAGTCGGTAAAATTAACATTTACCGGATCGGCACGTTTGTATTCGTCATCGGTTCGCTGCTGTGCGGGTTGAGCCACAATTTGACGTTCCTGATCGTCTCGCGCGTCGTGCAGGCGCTTGGCGCTTCGATGACGATGGCGAACAGCCAGGGCATCCTGGCGGATATATTCCCGGCGAAGGAGCGGGGACGGGCGCTGGGCCTGATCGGCACGTTCGTTTCGCTTGGCAGTATTGCCGGCCCAAGCGTCGGCGGCATTCTGGTCGATACGCTCGGCTGGGAATCGATCTTTTGGGTGAACGTCCCGATCGGCGCTATTGCCATTTTTGTCGGGTGGAAGGTGCTCCCTGCCGATTTGGTCAAAATCAAAGCCAAAATCGACGTGCCCGGCAGCTCGCTGTTCGCCGTATTTATTATGACGCTGTTTACCGGCCTGCTGCTCGGCCAGCAGTTCAGCTTCAGCAACGGCTGGATTGTCGCGGCGCTTGCTGCGGCTGTCGTTTCCTTTGTGTATTTCTTAAGGACGGAAGTAAAGCGGGAGCATCCGCTTATCCAGCTGTCGCTGTTCCGAAACCCGCTTTTTTCTGTAAGCATCTTGTGCGGCTTTCTCGTATTTTCGGCGAATTTTTGCTTCAATATTATCGGACCGTTTTACGCGCAAAACATGCTGGGCTTGTCGCCGTTTTACGCCGGCTTTCTGCTGATGCTGATGCCGATCTGCATGGTTATCGTCGCTCCGCTTAGCGGCGCTTTGTCCGACAAGATCGGCTCGGAGCTGCTAACTTGCGCCGGCCTGATCGTGATGGTCATCGCGCAGTTTGGCCTTGCCTGGCTGCATGAAGGAAGCTCGATTGCCATCGTTGGCGTATGGATCGGCATGCTGGGCATCGGCAGCGGATTGTTCCAATCGCCTAACAACTCGCTGGTCATGTCGCAGGTTCCGCGTACCCAGCTTGGTTCCGCAGGCAGCGTTAACTCGCTTGTCCGGAACGTGGGCATGGTCGTGGGCATCACGACGGCCACGACCATCCTGTTCCATGTCATGAGCACGAAAGCCGGCTACCGCGTGACCGGCATTATCCCGGACCGGCCGGACTTGTTCCTGTCCGGGATGCATGTCGTGTTTTCGACGTCGGCGTGCATTTGCCTGGCAGCGGCCGCTTTGACCGTATGGCGGATGTACCGCGCGCAAGCGGCCAAACGGGCGGCAGCAAAAGCGCAGTCGTAAGGTGAACCGTTCGGACGCATAACCGGCTTGGTTACGGCGGGGAATGGGGATGATTGACGCTGGCTTGTCCGTTAGCCATAATAAATGGATAACTTAACGGAAAGCGATGTGTATCTATGTTTGCATCTTTGAATGGGACCCGCATTTATTTTGACGTCGAAGGCTCGGGTTACGTGCCGCAAGGCGACCGGATGGTCAAACGGCCGGTGCTGTTTGCCGTGCATGGCGGCCCCGGCAGCGACCACTCGGATTTCAAGCCGTGGCTGACGCCGCTTGCCGAGCATATGCAAATCGTCTATTTGGACCAGCGCTGCAACGGCCAGTCCGATCGGGTGGACCCGGCGACCTGTACGCTGGAGCAGCTTGCTGATGATATTGAGGCGCTGCGCCGCTATTTGGGGCTGGAACGCATATACCTGCTGGGCCATTCGTTTGGCGGAATGGTGGCGCAGGTGTATGCCACCCGCTATCCCGATTCGCTTGCGAAGCTGCTGCTGATCAATACGGCGCCGAGCAAGGAATTTTACCCGGCGGCGCTGGATTATGCCAGCCGGGTGGCAACGCCGGAGCAGCTGAAGACGATTCCGGAGCTGTTTGAAGGCAATATCCGTGACGACGAGCATTTGATCCAGTGGTGGGAGGTCTGCTACCCGCTTTATTTCCATGTGCTGGACGAAGAAGTAATGCGTGAGACCGGCAACCGCCCGATCGGCTCGCTGGAAGTCGCGAACTATACATTTAAACATTTGATTCCGAAGTACGATGTACGGGACAAGCTGCCGGCGCTGCAAGTACCGACGCTTATCGTCGGCGCGCGTTACGACTGGATTACGCCGCTGTCGCAATCGGAGGAGATGCACCGGCTTATTCCT encodes the following:
- a CDS encoding ABC transporter permease, whose translation is MQRSLGRIGKNWGLYLLLLPAVVLLICFTYKPMYGVIIAFKDYSPALGISDSPWAGFKYFEKYFHSYQFSNTIKNTLVISLYSFVTFPIPIMFALLVNQMRVNRFKRVFQTVTYMPHFISTVVIVGLMLILLSPGNGLIGNIYRLFGAEAPNLMGSGALFSSVYVWSDVWQHTGWDSIIYLAALSAVDPSLYEAATVDGASRWQKIRFIDIPMLMPTAITLLILRVGGLLGVGFEKVYLMQNNLNITGSEVISTYVYKIGLLSAQYSFSSAINLFNTVINFILLILVNWIARRNSEHSLW
- a CDS encoding extracellular solute-binding protein, with product MKKKTALVMKKSVTGVMLVSALGFVLAGCSSNNNGNSGSNSGASPSASAASTADTGKKSTGNFNEEGLPIVNEPVTLNVLTVRWGDMGDSFTKNTFLQDLEKNTNVKINWQVMSSNDWNDQKSVMLASGKLPDVILGDIAYGDSDIVNNSSFFRPLDDYIDKYMPNLKAAMEESPELKKISTFPDGKIYSLPARLPSRPLTQNQPVINKAWLDKLGLKAPTTVDELYNVLKAFKTQDPNGNGKADELPSSNAGDIDMFLLAPFGITDLRGNHMLIQDGKPVYYPTSDQYKEGLKWVHKLYEEGLIDPETFTQDNTMLTAKRQNPDAALVGFTYQWTPDAVFGKWSDQYETIAPIAGPDGKRYQEGDPDGLSYRRNELLITTSCKTPEVAARWADQFYTGEASIQNFWGAIGSAITKNSDGTYVLNDPPAGTSADAWYWDGSLRDFGPKYVSPEFEKNIKLDPSAGDGLKLEIDKLGKDDVTTPFPNVMYTADEYQELPQLTTDIDGFIASTRAQWVTKGGIDEGWDAYVKQLNDMGLPKLIKIYEDAYNRYQNIK
- a CDS encoding carbohydrate ABC transporter permease, which translates into the protein MLYVWAAIVLLVVMYPLYFIIIASFSDPSAVGNGKVWLYPKGFTFDGYQELLKHSNIWVGYKNTILYTVIGTMIGLVVNISAAFALSRKELFGRKTITLFFIFTMFFNGGLIPTFLTIRDFHMYDTFLVMVLPFSVAVFDIIVARTFFQSSIPNDLWEAAQIDGCGHLRYYTLVVLPLSKAVISVLALWMAVGHWNSYFNALIYLQNKDLYPLQLILRDILITNSMQSAMGTGEAAQIAMRLANLLRYSVIIVSTIPIMCFYPMVQKYFNQGVMIGAVKS
- a CDS encoding sensor histidine kinase, with the protein product MMAKPAENKLYSIQHYVKIMLFISFSALVLDFAISITSITIVKQQSTRSLQDTADLYINQINKDFNYINHFMGWTLANDENVEIMQKNDINSTKFIKANSDLFKRVVELQKIYGPDYNFFLYFNKLDFMSNFTPMNMKYTEYQSLKNQIIKMVNDRSIYDQYYSNWSTIDLMGTYYVINIVPYHDTYMIGLISADDLILPLHQLNLGENGFASLVDEKGVRITSPISSKGTVVSGDEAHSIVSDFMHTRTTVNADFTNASFYVELIIQFGAFEKIMIAQLLIILLAVIIACNLSFILIYFKKKVLTPIKSFSYNLTFWTGDGEPLDVESSKIFELEKANKQFLTLVTQIKKYKIDIYERELEKQRIQLNFMKLQIKPHFFLNCLTSIYSMAQMQMHEEIEQMSLSTSKYFRYIFQNDQDFVRLEDELEHIRIYLDIQKHRYRDAFVYQIRQSDPSRGVKIPPLVLQTFIENAIKYAVSRETQVQIALTVDRQFMDEQFMTVIRITDTGPGFPQQELEQLAAGQPLDQTSGTHIGITNTVQRLEFLYQNKAIVHFSNTAQGGASVVLWLPDPPAEPLRMEA
- a CDS encoding response regulator transcription factor — its product is MNALLVDDDYFVVTALEKKIDWKALHIETVYTANNVAQAWDILEKHPIQILISDIEMPQGSGLELLSRIREEKYNVQTIFLTNYADFNYAQKAIELQSFEYFLKPIEFDKLMLIIQKAAVRAKEQQKNEKAILEGRYWQKNRSKIIEHFWHKLITSSASNPVKPAAISHSVEEQNLSYQKRDVFQLLLFNLFPYDGSMGAEEKNLFDFAFQNVICELFQSDRFTVETIVEYKDNSLAAVIRWNSSPDPELIEQLARSFIQQANPILKCDACCMISLADSLEQLGLTIKQLLDMNEEMTMQRNQIFYVEEYQRQKDEDYIPPDLSRLEELLNLNKPAVFLEETSRYLRSRPNQKALSRSVLRLFRLDMVQLVYSFLKLKDIQAHKLYTGKINDQLSICSLYSIEDMERYLRYLVYTAVEYRDFAAQPKSVVEEIKQYIHAHYGDDLTRNGLAEVVYLNQDYLGRLFKKETGIPLGSYIIQVRIEAAKQLLETTNLSVYTISGKVGYSNYSYFSKLFKQEVGVTPNDYKKHVKAK